A section of the Triticum dicoccoides isolate Atlit2015 ecotype Zavitan chromosome 7A, WEW_v2.0, whole genome shotgun sequence genome encodes:
- the LOC119333670 gene encoding galactan beta-1,4-galactosyltransferase GALS1-like, translating into MRSEAAGGGIAAGPPAPALLCSDLKPFLAALTALTLLAAAWQLRPYHSLLATPFSLCPDPPRSLAVSGKASSSDSNASSSSPKQERERSRPDPNRREFRAVGSAAALFVQMGAYRGGPYTFAVVGLASKPVHVYGKPWFRCEWVPNAGASANNASASSARPMRAANTYHMLPDWGYGRVYTVVVVNCTFSTPPNADNAGGRLVLNAYYGASPARYERVEALEEAPGSYDEAAFRPPHRYDYLYCGSSLYGDLSAARVREWMAYHARFFGPRSHFVFHDAGGVGPAVRAALEPWVRAGRATLQDVRAQADYDGWYHNQFLVVNDCLHRYRHAARWTFFFDVDEYIFLPDGRTLDGVLAELDPYTQFTIEQNPMSSRLCARGANDSEADYSKQWGFEKLVFRNSITGVRRDRKYAIQAKNAYATGVHMSENVIGNTTHKTEHLIRYYHYHNTINVPGELCRELVPVPPKGGVMWSEKTPWYHDDSMKRLANAVREFEKRTIGNVGV; encoded by the exons ATGCGGAgcgaggcggccggcggcggcatTGCGGCTGGCCCTCCGGCCCCCGCGCTGCTCTGCTCCGACCTCAAGCCCTTCCTCGCCGCGCTCACCGCGCTCAcgctcctcgccgccgcctggCAGCTCCGCCCCTACCACTCCCTGCTCGCCACCCCGTTCTCCCTCTGCCCGGACCCGCCGCGCTCGCTCGCCGTCTCCGGCAAGGCGTCCAGCTCCGACTCCAACGCATCCTCCTCGTCGCCGAAGCAGGAGCGGGAAAGGTCCAGGCCTGACCCGAACAGGCGGGAGTTCCGCGCGGTGGGCAGCGCGGCGGCGCTGTTCGTGCAGATGGGCGCGTACCGGGGCGGGCCGTACACCTTCGCCGTCGTCGGGCTCGCGTCCAAGCCCGTCCACGTCTACGGCAAGCCCTGGTTCCGCTGCGAGTGGGTGCCCAACGCCGGCGCCAGCGCCAACAACGCCTCCGCCTCGTCGGCGCGGCCGATGCGCGCGGCCAACACGTACCACATGCTCCCGGACTGGGGCTACGGCCGGGTGTACACGGTCGTGGTGGTGAACTGCACCTTCTCGACGCCCCCCAACGCCGACAATGCGGGGGGCAGGCTGGTGCTCAACGCCTACTACGGCGCGTCCCCGGCGCGGTACGAGCGGGTCGAGGCGCTGGAGGAGGCGCCGGGGAGCTACGACGAGGCGGCGTTCCGGCCGCCGCACAGGTACGACTACCTCTACTGCGGCTCGTCGCTGTACGGCGACCTCAGCGCGGCGCGGGTGCGGGAGTGGATGGCGTACCACGCGCGCTTCTTCGGCCCCCGCTCGCACTTCGTCTTCCACGACGCCGGCGGCGTCGGCCCCGCCGTGCGCGCGGCGCTGGAGCCCTGGGTGCGCGCCGGCCGCGCCACGCTGCAGGACGTGCGCGCCCAGGCCGACTACGACGGCTGGTACCACAACCAGTTCCTCGTCGTCAACGACTGCCTCCACCGGTACCGCCACGCCGCCAGGTGGACCTTCTTCTTCGACGTCGACGAGTACATCTTCCTGCCCGACGGCCGGACGCTCGACGGCGTGCTCGCCGAGCTCGACCCCTACACGCAGTTCACCATCGAGCAGAACCCCATGTCGAGCAGGCTGTGCGCGCGGGGCGCCAACGATTCCGAGGCCGACTACTCCAA ACAATGGGGGTTTGAGAAGCTGGTGTTCCGGAATTCGATCACCGGGGTGAGGCGCGACAGGAAGTACGCGATCCAGGCCAAGAACGCATACGCCACGGGCGTGCACATGTCCGAGAACGTTATCGGCAACACCACTCACAAGACGGAGCACCTCATCCGGTACTACCACTACCACAACACCATCAACGTTCCCGGCGAGTTATGCCGCGAGCTTGTGCCGGTGCCGCCGAAAGGTGGCGTGATGTGGTCCGAGAAGACGCCCTGGTACCACGACGACAGCATGAAGCGCCTCGCGAACGCGGTGCGGGAGTTCGAGAAGAGAACCATTGGCAATGTGGGTGTGTGA